A window of the Aspergillus flavus chromosome 6, complete sequence genome harbors these coding sequences:
- a CDS encoding putative ribosomal assembly complex component Ipi3 produces the protein MLSECFIAATLTSGKAPASASLRDVGICVHEFQPSTNLRSTFKKSSTPTNCLAVSPSHVYAAQAEKAIVHVYSREKGNQEAVIPFPERIRSLAIAGSKNGDVLVLGTEGGRLILWETCTGRQVATTASHLSPVTSLVVDPSDNFILSGSSDASIHVWPLVDILSFTKIPSGRDRQPPNSPIRTFSNHRAAITSLAVGHSSGRYNIAVSTAQDNTAIAWDYHTGRVLRTFLLPSSAVSLTLDPVDRAFYVGYEDGSIQSVDLYKAQSFQHPLHDPSLQSTPAQPSAEEKWSPPSADCGAAQSLSLSYDGMTLLSGHQNGKVLSWNVGRKKYATTVADYTHPVTNLHMLPLAGLPNPGQDLKRVAHTIVKPRYDSSLSESSQAAGAVPADYTFSTHLLNSTSSKPAAARNLDGSDRTNQFTEAFTSAVFPNSMIEEGLAELAAFNQPGGSTAQGSPMMTQATNYEDLAAKDSQIASLESELAALKKKTTANEAARQLTTDEVTKLRSDLANLNDYVNGLHQKQDQAQREKVLRQARKEERETRKREAWFKAEKKGKKGDAVVRRMEAEEAMQTSDSDDQSSDE, from the exons ATGCTATCGGAGTGCTTTATTGCGGCTACCCTGACGTCAGGCAAGGCCCCGGCGTCAGCGAGTCTCCGCGATGTAGGGATCTGCGTTCATGAGTTTCAACCATCCACCAACCTACGCTCCACCTTCAAGAAGAGCTCAACTCCGACCAATTGCCTGGCGGTGAGCCCGTCGCATGTGTACGCAGCTCAGGCGGAGAAAGCCATTGTCCATGTGTACAGCAGAGAGAAAGGGAATCAAGAGGCGGTTATCCCCTTCCCGGAGCGCATTCGCAGCCTTGCGATTGCGGGGAGCAAGAATGGCGACGTCTTGGTCTTGGGTACCGAAGGGGGCCGTCTGATCTTATGGGAA acttGCACTGGACGTCAAGTCGCGACAACAGCATCCCATTTGAGCCCAGTAACCTCCCTGGTCGTTGACCCCAGTGACAATTTCATTCTATCCGGCTCGTCTGATGCCAGTATTCATGTCTGGCCTTTAGTCGACATCCTCTCTTTCACAAAGATCCCCTCCGGTCGGGATCGGCAACCACCAAACTCCCCTATCCGTACATTCTCGAACCACCGCGCTGCTATCACATCACTTGCCGTGGGGCATAGCTCCGGTAGATACAATATTGCCGTTTCGACAGCGCAAGATAACACAGCTATCGCCTGGGACTATCACACCGGACGCGTCCTGCGGACATTCCTCTTGCCTTCTAGCGCAGTCTCCCTGACCCTTGATCCAGTTGACCGTGCATTCTACGTCGGCTATGAAGATGGTAGCATCCAATCAGTGGACTTATACAAAGCCCAATCTTTTCAACATCCTCTCCACGACCCATCGTTACAGTCCACCCCCGCCCAACCCTCTGCGGAGGAGAAATGGTCTCCTCCGTCCGCCGACTGCGGCGCAGCGCAGTCCCTCTCACTCTCTTACGATGGAATGACCCTGCTATCTGGTCACCAGAACGGAAAGGTCCTGTCATGGAACGtcggaagaaagaaatacgCCACGACCGTAGCAGACTACACACATCCCGTGACGAACCTTCATATGCTCCCATTGGCTGGTCTTCCCAACCCCGGCCAGGATCTGAAAAGGGTAGCACACACAATCGTCAAGCCCCGATACGACAGTAGCCTGTCGGAATCATCTCAAGCTGCAGGCGCCGTACCTGCCGATTACACATTCAGCACCCACCTCCTCAACTCAACATCATCCAAGCCCGCCGCAGCAAGGAACCTTGATGGCTCCGATCGAACAAACCAGTTCACAGAAGCTTTCACTAGTGCCGTCTTCCCCAACTCAATGATCGAAGAAGGTCTCGCCGAGCTAGCTGCCTTCAACCAACCGGGAGGCAGCACTGCTCAAGGCTCGCCCATGATGACACAAGCCACGAATTACGAGGACCTCGCAGCAAAGGACTCACAGATAGCATCCCTAGAAAGCGAGCTTGCAGCcctcaaaaagaaaacaacagcCAATGAGGCCGCCCGTCAACTCACCACAGACGAGGTAACAAAGCTCCGCTCCGACCTCGCCAATCTAAACGACTACGTCAACGGACTCCACCAGAAGCAAGACCAAGcacagagagaaaaggtCCTCCGGCAAGCCCGGAAAGAGGAACGCGAGACCCGCAAACGGGAAGCTTGGTTtaaggctgagaagaagggaaagaaaggcgaTGCCGTCGTTCGAAGGATGGAAGCCGAGGAAGCTATGCAGACTAGTGACTCGGACGATCAGAGTAGTGATGAGTGA
- a CDS encoding lipoic acid synthetase precursor (Lipoyl synthase, mitochondrial), whose protein sequence is MAASTNRLRFLYSSARTVPQTGSITPISRRTYATTEPSPSATGAPATARKRTNFTDKLNAGPSFADFVSGGEDNTPLEPSEAYALKTAMVGPAGRKKEMTRLPSWLKTPIPDSKNYQRLKKDLRGLNLHTVCEEARCPNISDCWGGSDKSAATATIMLMGDTCTRGCRFCSVKTNRRPPPLDPHEPENTAEAISRWSLGYVVLTSVDRDDLADGGARHFAETVIKIKQKKPSMLVECLTGDYLGDLEMVKLVARSGLDVYAHNVETVEALTPFVRDRRATFQQSLRVLEAAKQARPDLITKTSLMLGFGETEEQLWDALRQLRSVGVDVVTFGQYMRPTKRHMPVHEYVTPDQFELWRQRALDMGFLYCASGPLVRSSYKAGEAFIENVLKKRRAAGTAGESVTDSKAAVDEATR, encoded by the coding sequence ATGGCTGCATCGACGAACCGGCTACGATTTCTCTATTCCTCCGCGAGGACCGTTCCTCAAACCGGGTCCATTACCCCGATTTCCCGCCGCACATATGCCACAACTGAACCTTCACCGTCTGCCACCGGCGCCCCGGCAACAGCCCGTAAACGGACAAACTTCACAGATAAGCTGAATGCCGGTCCTTCCTTCGCAGATTTCGTCTCCGGAGGCGAAGACAACACTCCGCTCGAGCCTTCGGAAGCATATGCCCTCAAAACTGCCATGGTCGGCCCCGCCGGCCGCAAGAAGGAAATGACCCGTTTGCCTTCTTGGCTCAAGACCCCGATCCCAGACTCCAAAAACTACCAACGATTAAAGAAAGATCTACGAGGCCTGAATCTGCACACTGTTTGCGAGGAGGCCCGGTGCCCCAACATCTCCGATTGCTGGGGCGGTAGCGACAAGTCCGCTGCTACCGCTACTATCATGCTCATGGGTGACACCTGTACCCGTGGATGTCGGTTCTGCAGTGTGAAGACCAACCGCAGGCCTCCGCCTCTCGACCCGCATGAGCCGGAGAATACCGCTGAGGCGATCTCGAGGTGGAGTCTGGGATACGTGGTGTTGACGAGTGTGGATCGAGACGATCTGGCGGATGGTGGCGCTCGCCATTTCGCCGAGACGGTTATCAAGATtaagcagaagaagcccaGCATGCTGGTCGAGTGCTTGACGGGTGACTACCTTGGCGATCtggagatggtgaagctGGTGGCTCGGTCCGGACTGGACGTGTATGCGCACAACGTCGAGACCGTCGAGGCTCTGACGCCGTTTGTCCGTGACCGTCGCGCGACGTTCCAGCAGTCGCTCCGCGTCCTGGAGGCTGCGAAGCAGGCTAGGCCTGATCTGATCACTAAGACCTCTCTTATGCTTGGTTTTGGTGAAACTGAGGAGCAGCTCTGGGATGCTCTCCGTCAATTGCGGTCGGTTGGTGTGGATGTCGTTACGTTCGGCCAGTACATGCGGCCTACCAAGCGTCATATGCCTGTGCATGAATATGTTACTCCTGACCAGTTTGAGCTCTGGCGCCAGCGCGCCCTGGATATGGGCTTCCTCTACTGTGCTTCTGGGCCTTTGGTTCGCAGTAGTTACAAGGCTGGTGAGGCGTTTATCGAAAATGTCTTGAAAAAGAGACGCGCTGCTGGTACCGCGGGCGAGTCTGTTACGGATAGCAAGGCTGCTGTCGATGAGGCTACTCGGTGA
- a CDS encoding HAD-like domain-containing protein: MAANNPTTRPQRPTLQESLRSNSFLHDHQQYKPAVPISSIGNVLESSLESGVGSLSLNPISPDPEKVTESGITHSLFNHQVNPLPTGTPQIVATIYYKSSDPIHPHLHPDSSFNAGAGVKLPSPTVPVGSAPTVDIEKIPREPPAPEPEPLDHLYGPFVSQLCLTNFLQILESLPTPYQRMNTSHRCLDQNEHPRVVEVTFSPPPNPEYLTFADLRKHESIWRFEREWNVEVVLQEESVFRRHKRLVVFDMDSTLIQNEVIDEIAKFIGVEKEVSEITERAMNGELDFSASLRERVSLLKGVPADVFEKLKSVITISPGARELCKALKALGCKLAVLSGGFQPLAEWLAGELGIDYAFANHLEVDPASQTLTGKLVPTYPIIDASQKRKLLQSIAAENNIPIAQTAAVGDGANDLLMLHTAGLGVAWRAKSKVQLEAPTRLNGETMVDILHLLGLSKEDVKELTTEVA, translated from the exons ATGGCAGCAAACAACCCCACCACACGCCCGCAACGGCCGACACTGCAGGAATCGCTCAGGAGCAATTCCTTCCTTCATGATCACCAACAATACAAGCCCGCGGTCCCCATTAGCAGCATTGGCAATGTTCTTGAATCCTCACTCGAGTCGGGAGTAGGATCCTTGTCCCTCAACCCGATAAGCCCAGATCCCGAAAAGGTGACCGAGAGTGGCATCACCCACAGCTTGTTCAACCACCAAGTGAACCCTCTTCCCACCGGCACCCCGCAAATCGTCGCAACCATCTACTACAAATCATCGGATCCTATTCACCCCCATCTCCATCCTGATTCGTCGTTCAATGCTGGGGCTGGTGTTAAACTTCCGTCCCCCACGGTTCCCGTGGGCTCGGCTCCGACAGTCGATATTGAGAAGATTCCCCGAGAACCTCCTGCGCCAGAACCTGAACCATTAGACCACCTTTACGGACCATTTGTGTCTCAACTGTGCTTGACGAACTTCCTACAAATCCTCGAATCCCTTCCGACCCCTTACCAGCGCATGAACACGTCCCATCGCTGCCTCGACCAGAATGAACACCCGCGCGTAGTAGAAGTTACTTTCTCCCCACCCCCTAACCCGGAATACCTCACATTCGCAGACCTGCGCAAACATGAGAGCATATGGCGATTCGAGCGCGAGTGGAATGTAGAGGTTGTGCTCCAGGAGGAGAGCGTCTTCCGCCGTCACAAGCGGCTCGTAGTTTTTGACATGGACAGTACTCTGATCCAGAATGAAGTAATTGACGAGATCGCCAAGTTCATTGGCGTAGAGAAGGAAGTTTCG GAGATCACGGAACGCGCTATGAACGGCGAGCTGGACTTCTCTGCGTCGCTCAGGGAGCGTGTCAGCCTTCTCAAGGGAGTGCCAGCGGATGTTTTCGAGAAGCTGAAGTCCGTTATTACTATCTCGCCTGGTGCGCGTGAATTGTGCAAGGCCTTGAAGGCTCTTGGATGTAAATTGGCAGTTCTGAGTGGTGGCTTCCAGCCTCTTGCAGAGTGGTTAGCCGGTGAGCTTGGCATCGATTACGCATTCGCTAATCAT CTCGAGGTAGATCCAGCATCTCAAACCCTGACGGGAAAACTCGTTCCCACCTACCCTATCATCGACGCCAGCCAAAAGCGCAAGCTTCTGCAGTCCATTGCGGCCGAGAACAACATCCCTATCGCTCAGACCGCTGCTGTCGGTGATGGTGCCAATGACCTTCTCATGCTCCACACTGCTGGACTCGGAGTTGCCTGGCGCGCCAAGAGCAAGGTTCAGCTCGAAGCACCCACTCGTCTAAACGGAGAGACTATGGTGGAtattcttcaccttctcggTCTCAGCAAAGAAGATGTCAAGGAACTGACCACCGAAGTAGCATGA
- a CDS encoding phosphoadenosine phosphosulfate reductase (unnamed protein product) yields MPAKMPDTYPSHAEDFESKDNATDSGYVSGSSSDDYLPEIVFTKPHLQFLNRQLQFLEPQDVLRWCVTSLPHLFQTTAFGLTGLVTLDMLSKLEVPRPQMVDLIFLDTLHHFSETLTLVDKIRQKYPLNNIHVYKPKGLNSEEEFAKKYGARLWERDDQLYDWAAKVEPAQRAYRELNVHAVLTGRRRSQGGKRGDLDIIEVDEAGLIKINPLANWTFDQVKQYIKDNDVPYNELLDRGYKSIGDYHSTQPVKENEDERSGRWKGQAKTECGIHNPRSKYAQYLMELERKRQEEALSQALQNQMTTAQ; encoded by the exons ATGCCTGCAAAGATGCCTGATACCTACCCCTCCCACGCTGAGGACTTTGAGTCCAAGGACAATGCCACGGACTCTGGTTATGTTAGTGGTAGCTCGAGTGACGATTATCTCCCCGAGATTGTCTTCACGAAACCACATTTGCAGTTTCTCAACAGACAGCTGCAGTTCCTTGAGCCTCAAG ATGTCTTGAGATGGTGTGTTACATCACTCCCTCACCTTTTCCAGACCACCGCGTTTGGTCTTACTGGACTCGTCACTCTTGATATGCTTTCCAAGCTGGAGGTCCCTCGCCCTCAGATGGtcgacctcatcttcctGGACACTCTTCATCACTTCTCGGAAACCCTTACTCTGGTCGACAAGATTCGCCAGAAGTACCCCTTGAACAACATCCATGTCTACAAGCCCAAGGGCCTCAACTCTGAAGAAGAGTTTGCCAAGAAGTACGGTGCCCGTCTATGGGAACGGGATGATCAGCTCTACGACTGGGCCGCCAAGGTAGAGCCCGCCCAGCGTGCCTACCGTGAACTGAACGTTCATGCTGTCCTCACCGGCCGTCGCCGTAGCCAGGGTGGTAAGCGTGGTGACCTTGACATCATCGAGGTTGACGAGGCTGGTCTTATCAAGATCAACCCTCTGGCCAACTGGACTTTCGATCAAGTCAAGCAGTACATCAAAGACAACGATGTGCCCTACAATGAGCTGCTTGACCGCGGCTACAAGAGCATTGGTGACTACCACTCTACCCAACCCGTCAAGGAAAACGAGGATGAACGGTCCGGTCGCTGGAAGGGCCAAGCCAAGACCGAATGTGGCATCCACAACCCTCGCTCCAAGTATGCCCAATACCTGATGGAGCTTGAGCGCAAGCGGCAGGAGGAGGCCCTGTCTCAGGCGCTGCAGAACCAAATGACCACTGCTCAATGA
- a CDS encoding uncharacterized protein (of unknown function-domain containing protein), with the protein MSQTENIHVISKKDNSQHAVVSIDNPSSGTRQLPPSSVRVRPLILSLSSNNLSYARAGELLHWWDTYPVPSEAPAPYNDQSAWGIVPAWGYATVLESTTDIAPGSTLWGFWPTSGLPTELTLIPGQPRGHWTEVSEHRKHLMTYYNRYEVVSEDDRDTMAWTAAIRAIWGAGYLLSEYVFSSTGTPVHPYGGAAGLSWATEDADLSSAVVVNLAASTKTARSFTYNLLCRPAGSGPLGVLQITSSPEALERAAELQIAKRQTPAGPVKALAYSDVDRAVPWLVGLKPAKLVIIDYGARDNVLVRLRELVQSNEALKDCKVVIIQVGSQQKVYTEEEVREAYASMKALGKIQSNASTTRDTAIELDGPEAFFDRMDLRWKQWLDDRAATVPDMRLVWGKGVAGTEGMYGGWERLTKGDVRPEEALVYMV; encoded by the exons ATGTCCCAAACCGAGAACATCCACGTGATTTCCAAAAAAGATAACAGCCAACATGCCGTTGTCAGTATTGATAATCCCTCTTCCGGTACAAGGCAACTGCCGCCTTCGTCGGTTCGCGTGCGACCGCTTATACTCAGTTTGAGTTCTAATAATCTTTCCTATGCGCGTGCGGGGGAGTTACTTCATTG GTGGGATACATACCCGGTCCCCAGTGAAGCACCCGCTCCATACAACGACCAATCGGCGTGGGGGATCGTCCCGGCATGGGGGTATGCCACGGTCCTCGAAAGCACGACTGATATCGCACCGGGATCGACACTCTGGGGATTCTGGCCGACCTCAGGACTCCCGACGGAGCTAACGCTGATCCCGGGCCAGCCGCGCGGGCATTGGACTGAGGTGAGCGAGCACCGGAAACATCTCATGACGTACTACAACCGATACGAAGTGGTGAGTGAAGATGACCGGGACACTATGGCTTGGACGGCAGCTATTCGTGCGATTTGGGGCGCCGGCTATCTGCTCAGTGAGTATGTCTTTTCGTCTACAGGAACGCCTGTTCATCCTTACGGCGGTGCGGCTGGGTTGAGCTGGGCTACTGAGGATGCGGACTTGTCGTCTGCGGTTGTTGTTAATTTGGCTGCGTCGACTAAGACGGCGCGTTCCTTTACGTATAATCTTTTGTGCCGGCCCGCTGGGTCGGGGCCGTTGGGTGTCTTGCAGATTACTTCTTCGCCTGAGGCTTTGGAGAGGGCTGCTGAGTTGCAGATTGCGAAGCGTCAGACGCCCGCTGGGCCGGTGAAGGCTCTGGCGTATTCGGATGTGGATCGGGCAGTGCCTTGGTTGGTTGGTCTTAAGCCGGCGAAGTTGGTGATTATTGATTATGGTGCTCGGGATAATGTACTCGTGCGACTTCGTGAACTGGTGCAGAGCAATGAGGCGCTTAAGGACTGCAAGGTTGTTATAATCCAAGTTGGAAGCCAGCAGAAG GTGTAtaccgaggaggaggtgCGCGAAGCCTACGCATCTATGAAAGCGCTCGGGAAGATCCAATCCAATGCTTCTACTACCCGGGATACGGCCATTGAGCTTGACGGCCCCGAGGCATTTTTCGATAGAATGGATCTGCGGTGGAAGCAATGGCTTGATGACCGCGCGGCCACGGTCCCTGACATGCGTCTGGTCTGGGGTAAAGGGGTCGCAGGCACCGAGGGGATGTATGGGGGATGGGAGCGGCTGACGAAGGGGGATGTGCGTCCAGAGGAGGCGTTGGTGTATATGGTCTAG
- a CDS encoding ATP sulfurylase (Sulfate adenylyltransferase): MANSPHGGVLKDLLARDAPRHDQLAAEAESLPAIVLSERQLCDLELIMNGGFSPLEGFMNQKDFDGVCENCRLADGNLFSMPITLDASQQVINELKLQAGSRVTLRDFRDDRNLAILTIDDIYRADKEKEAKLVFGGDPEHPAIKYLNTKVEEFYIGGKIEAVNKLNHYDYVALRYTPAELRIHFDKLGWSRVVAFQTRNPMHRAHRELTVRAARARAANVLIHPVVGLTKPGDIDHFTRVRAYQALLPRYPNGMAVLGLLGLAMRMGGPREAIWHAIIRKNHGATHFIVGRDHAGPGKNSKGEEFYGPYDAQHAVEKYKDELGIEVVEFQQVTYLPDTDEYKPKDEVPAGVKTLDISGTELRNRLRTGAHIPEWFSYPEVVKILRESSPPRHTQGFTVFLTGYQNSGKDAIARALQVTLNQQGGRAVSLLLGDTVRHELSSELGFSREDRHTNIQRIAFVASELTKAGAAVIAAPIAPYEHSRKAAREAVSQHGSFFLVHVNTPLEYCEKTDKRGIYAKARAGEIKGFTGVDDPYEAPENAHLTVDVSKQSVRSIVHEIILLLETEGFFDRA, translated from the exons ATGGCCAACAGCCCTCACGGTGGTGTCCTGAAGGACCTTCTTGCCCGCGATGCTCCCCGCCACGACCAGTTGGCCGCGGAGGCGGAGAGCCTGCCCGCCATCGTCCTCTCCGAGCGTCAGCTGTGCGATCTTGAACTGATCATGAACGGTGGCTTCAGTCCTCTGGAGG GCTTCATGAACCAGAAGGATTTCGACGG TGTCTGTGAGAACTGCCGTCTTGCCGATGGCAACCTTTTCTCCATGCCCATTACCCTTGATGCCTCCCAACAGGTCATCAACGAGCTCAAGCTGCAGGCTGGCTCTCGCGTCACTCTCCGCGACTTCCGTGATGACCGCAACCTGGCCATCCTGACCATCGATGATATCTACCGTGCTGACAA ggagaaggaagccaagcTGGTCTTTGGCGGTGATCCTGAGCACCCTGCCATCAAGTACCTCAACACCAAGGTCGAGGAATTCTACATTGGTGGAAAGATCGAGGCTGTCAACAAGCTGAACCACTACGACTATGTTGCCCTGCGCT ACACCCCCGCAGAGCTGCGCATCCACTTTGACAAGCTCGGCTGGTCCCGAGTTGTCGCTTTCCAGACCAG AAACCCCATGCACAGAGCTCACCGTGAGCTGACCGTCCGTGCGGCTCGTGCTCGCGCGGCTAATGTCCTGATCCACCCCGTTGTCGGTCTCACCAAGCCCGGTGACATTGACCACTTCACCCGTGTCCGTGCTTACCAGGCCCTCTTGCCCCGCTACCCCAACGGAATGGCCGTCCTTGGTCTGCTCGGCCTTGCCATGCGTATGGGTGGTCCCCGTGAGGCCATCTGGCACGCCATCATCCGTAAGAACCACGGTGCTACCCACTTCATCGTTGGCCGTGACCACGCCGGTCCCGGTAAGAACTCCAAGGGCGAGGAGTTCTACGGCCCTTACGACGCTCAGCACGCCGTCGAGAAGTACAAGGACGAGCTGGGTATCGAGGTTGTCGAGTTCCAGCAGGTCACCTACCTGCCCGACACCGATGAGTACAAGCCTAAGGATGAGGTTCCTGCCGGTGTGAAGACTCTGGACATCTCCGGTACCGAACTGCGCAACCGCCTCCGCACCGGTGCCCACATCCCCGAGTGGTTCTCTTACCCCGAAGTTGTTAAGATCCTGCGTGAATCCAGCCCCCCTCGCCACACCCAGGGTTTCACCGTCTTCCTTACCGGTTACCAGAACTCCGGCAAGGACGCCATCGCTCGTGCTCTGCAGGTCACCCTGAACCAGCAGGGCGGTCGTGCTgtctctctcctcctcggtgacACTGTCCGCCACGAGCTCTCTTCCGAGCTGGGCTTCAGCCGTGAGGACCGCCACACCAACATTCAGCGTATCGCCTTCGTTGCCAGCGAGCTGACCAAGGCCGGTGCTGCTGTCATCGCTGCCCCCATTGCCCCCTACGAGCACTCTCGGAAGGCCGCTCGTGAGGCCGTGTCCCAGCACggttccttcttcctggtcCACGTCAACACTCCTCTGGAGTACTGTGAGAAGACCGACAAGCGCGGTATCTACGCCAAGGCCCGTGCCGGTGAGATCAAGGGCTTCACTGGTGTTGATGACCCTTATGAGGCTCCTGAGAACGCTCACCTCACTGTCGATGTCTCCAAGCAGTCTGTTCGCAGCATTGTCCACGAGATCATCCTCTTGCTTGAGACTGAGGGTTTCTTTGACCGTGCTTAG
- a CDS encoding Alpha/Beta hydrolase protein: MRAATAIASLLLVGSVVGLENPHRKAKAVQRAHQHKTVLPRAVPVARDDDYKYLTNKTERFLVNGTGIPEVDFDVGESYAGLLPNSPAGNSSLFFWFFPSQNPKAQDEITIWLNGGPGCSSLDGLLQENGPFLWLPGTYKPARNPYSWTNLTNVVYIDQPAGTGFSPGPSTVDDEEGVAAQFKSWFKHFVDTFGLHGHKVYLTGESYAGQYIPYIASAMLDEEDEKYFNVKGIQINDPSINDDSVMIYAPAVRHLNHYTNVFALNDTFLADVNSRADKCGFNKFLDEALTYPPPKDFPVLPEISSECAIWDDIVAAAYDVNPCFNYYHLTDYCPYLWSEMGFPSLAGGPNNYFNRTDVQKALHVPRTDYSVCGETTIFKNGDQSPPSALGPLPSVIERTNNTIIGHGWLDYLLFLNGSLVTIQNMTWNGAQGFQKPPVEPLYVPYHYGLAELANGNAPEPFTLIAGAGLLGTAHTERGLTFSSVYLAGHEIPQYVPGAAYRQLEFLLGRIENLQQRGGYTA, translated from the exons ATGCGTGCGGCAACGGCTATCGCTTCTCTTTTGCTGGTCGGCTCTGTCGTCGGCTTGGAGAATCCTCATCGCAAAGCTAAGGCCGTTCAGCGAGCTCACCAGCATAAGACGGTGTTGCCTCGGGCAGTTCCAGTGGCTCGGGATGATGATTACAAGTACTTGACTAACAAGACCGAGA GGTTCCTTGTCAACGGCACTGGCATCCCAGAAGTGGACTTTGACGTCGGAGAATCTTATGCAGGTCTCTTGCCCAACTCACCCGCTGGGAATTCCAgcctcttcttctggttcttcccCTCTCAGAACCCGAAGGCGCAGGACGAG ATCACAATCTGGCTGAACGGTGGACCAGGATGCAGTTCTCTCGATGGATTGCTGCAGGAAAATGGTCCCTTCCTTTGGCTTCCTGGAACTTATAAGCCTGCTCGAAACCCATACTCGTGGACTAACCTAACGAATGTGGTGTATATCGATCAGCCAGCCGGAACGGGCTTCTCCCCTGGACCGTCTACCgtggatgacgaggaaggagtTGCTGCCCAATTTAAGAGCTGGTTTAAGCACTTTGTCGACACCTTCGGCCTGCACGGTCACAAGGTGTATCTTACTGGTGAGAGTTATGCCGGGCAATACATTCCGTACATCGCTTCGGCAAtgttggatgaggaagatgagaagtATTTCAATGTGAAGGGTATTCAGATCAATGACCCTTCAATTAACGATGACTCGGTGATGATTTATG CCCCGGCTGTTAGACACTTGAACCATTACACAAATGTCTTCGCTTTGAACGACACATTCCTGGCAGACGTCAACTCCCGAGCGGACAAGTGTGGCTTCAACAAGTTCCTTGATGAGGCCTTGACTTACCCGCCACCCAAGGACTTCCCCGTCCTTCCGGAAATCAGCTCGGAGTGCGCTATCTGGGACGACATTGTTGCAGCTGCTTACGATGTCAACCCTTGCTTCAACTACTACCACTTAACAGACTACTGTCCTTATCTCTGGAGCGAGATGGGCTTCCCTTCTCTTGCAGGCGGACCCAACAACTACTTCAACCGCACTGACGTCCAAAAGGCCCTTCATGTCCCTCGCACGGATTACTCCGTCTGCGGAGAAACTACGATCTTCAAGAATGGCGATCAATCTCCTCCCAGTGCCCTGGGTCCCCTTCCCAGTGTGATTGAGCGGACGAACAACACGATCATTGGCCACGGCTGGCTTGATTACCTCCTTTTCCTGAACGGATCATTGGTGACAATCCAGAACATGACTTGGAACGGTGCTCAAGGGTTCCAGAAGCCTCCTGTTGAGCCTCTTTATGTCCCTTACCATTATGGTCTGGCGGAACTCGCCAATGGCAATGCCCCCGAGCCATTCACCTTGATCGCTGGTGCAGGACTTCTAGGCACAGCTCACACCGAGCGTGGGTTGACTTTCTCCAGTGTTTACCTGGCTGGTCATG AAATTCCCCAGTATGTCCCCGGCGCGGCATATCGCCAGCTGGAGTTCTTGCTTGGTCGCATTGAGAACCTGCAGCAGCGGGGAGGATACACTGCATAG